Proteins from a single region of Abyssalbus ytuae:
- the rodA gene encoding rod shape-determining protein RodA has protein sequence MSSPKLIHNIDWITVLLYLILVFIGWLNIYSTTITEEAGSIFNLNLPYGKQLLFIGLSSVLIIIVISLEAKFYERFSSIIYLIFLVLLAGLFIFGKNINGATSWYNFGGFSFQPSEFAKIATALAVSKHLSDFQTNISDIKHQLQTLLIIGIPAVLIIAQPDPGSALVFSAFFFVMYREGLSMAYLIIGTLIIALFITTLMFGVKWVVIGMGILLSLLYFFRRKSKKKFSFLLFIGIITLTFLFSLSVKYIFDNVFEQRHRDRFSLWLRLEKDPEKLEEIRKTIGYNTHQSETTIGSGGLTGKGFLEGTRTKGNFVPEQHSDYIFTTVGEEWGFVGTTSIVILFTLLLLRLIILAERQKSKFSRIYGYGVASILFFHFAINIGMVIGLLPTIGIPLPLFSYGGSGLWGFTILIFIFLKLDANRVNEWL, from the coding sequence ATGAGTAGCCCCAAATTAATTCATAATATTGACTGGATAACTGTTTTACTATACCTTATTTTAGTTTTCATAGGGTGGTTGAACATTTATTCTACAACTATTACTGAGGAAGCCGGTTCCATTTTCAATTTAAATCTCCCTTACGGAAAACAACTATTATTTATAGGACTAAGCAGTGTTTTGATTATAATAGTAATATCTCTTGAAGCTAAATTTTATGAACGTTTTTCCAGCATCATATACCTTATTTTTCTTGTTTTACTGGCCGGGCTTTTTATTTTTGGAAAAAACATAAACGGTGCTACCTCATGGTACAACTTTGGTGGTTTTAGTTTTCAACCCTCTGAATTTGCCAAAATCGCAACTGCTTTGGCAGTCTCTAAGCATCTAAGTGACTTTCAGACTAATATCAGTGATATTAAACACCAATTACAAACTTTGTTAATTATAGGCATTCCTGCAGTATTAATAATAGCACAGCCCGATCCGGGTAGTGCACTTGTATTCAGTGCCTTCTTTTTTGTAATGTACCGGGAAGGTTTGTCTATGGCATATTTGATTATAGGTACATTGATAATAGCACTATTTATTACCACTTTAATGTTTGGCGTAAAATGGGTTGTTATTGGTATGGGAATACTATTGAGTCTCCTGTATTTTTTTAGAAGAAAAAGCAAAAAAAAGTTCTCTTTCCTACTTTTTATCGGAATTATTACACTAACCTTTTTATTTTCCCTTTCAGTAAAGTATATTTTTGACAATGTATTTGAACAAAGGCATAGAGACCGTTTTAGTTTATGGCTACGCCTCGAGAAAGACCCTGAAAAATTAGAAGAAATAAGAAAAACCATAGGCTATAACACACATCAGTCTGAAACAACCATAGGTTCAGGCGGATTAACCGGTAAAGGTTTCCTGGAAGGAACCAGAACCAAAGGGAATTTTGTTCCGGAACAACACTCAGACTATATTTTCACAACCGTAGGTGAAGAGTGGGGTTTTGTCGGAACTACCTCTATAGTTATACTCTTTACTCTTTTGTTACTACGATTAATTATACTTGCTGAAAGGCAAAAATCAAAATTCAGTCGAATTTATGGATATGGAGTGGCTTCTATTCTCTTTTTTCATTTTGCCATAAATATAGGTATGGTTATAGGTTTATTACCTACCATTGGCATTCCTTTACCTCTTTTTAGCTATGGAGGTTCAGGCCTTTGGGGATTTACTATCCTTATATTTATTTTCCTGAAACTTGATGCCAACAGAGTTAATGAATGGCTTTAA